In Tachysurus fulvidraco isolate hzauxx_2018 chromosome 1, HZAU_PFXX_2.0, whole genome shotgun sequence, a single window of DNA contains:
- the miga1 gene encoding mitoguardin 1, whose amino-acid sequence MADDLLRDSSLSLKTAVLHAAELPLSVLSSLSQVSLSSGTKKLVAVAAFGAVSVLFLARRFRRRKGKKKAVQEQKRSDFLSTLPPLKDAACNRPNLSLSLNSKGAFYRHAASNGGLHSKLSSSLQSLTSVKSMNSCSEGTSGSACWDRTDDGDLRNIVTTPENLYLMGMELFEEALRRWEEALNFRSRLADDEAECFSVKLGAGDAIAEETVEDIISGEFIRKLESLLQRAYRLQEEFEGALGFTEPSSHHSEKHNEGSVRDDLDDSCWRDTVSVGSTDSFVSAAELSEHKIAMGLSSLCRYPFYEDALQMAEDGKISCRVLRTEMLECLGDTDFLAKLHCIRQACQVILQELSTRTFLADTGKKILSSIIVKARKNPKRFEEVYEKMIGFLEQREHWENTEAELSARGVRHLNFYDIVLDFILMDSFEDLENPPMSITNVVNNRWLNNAFKETAVASSCWSVLKQKRQHVKNQDGFIAHFYAVCEHISPELAWGFLGPKSSLHDFCCFFKEQVILFLKDIFDLEKVRYSSVETLAEDVLHLLHHRAELLLSFSGSDCTPHTNGCVCTVSDS is encoded by the exons ATGGCAGACGATTTGCTCAGAGACTCCTCTCTGTCCTTAAAGACGGCCGTCCTTCATGCGGCCGAACTTCCCCTGTCAGTCCTTTCCTCCCTTTCACAG GTGAGTCTGAGCTCTGGCACTAAGAAGCTGGTGGCTGTTGCTGCCTTCGGCGCCGTCTCCGTCCTCTTCCTCGCCCGTCGCTTCAGGCGGcggaaaggaaagaagaaagcgGTGCAGGAGCAGAAGAGGTCTGATTTCCTCTCAACGCTTCCACCATTGAAAG ACGCTGCTTGCAATCGTCCAAACCTCAGTTTGTCTCTGAACTCGAAGGGCGCCTTTTACCGTCACGCCGCATCTAACGGTGGCTTACACAGCAAGCTCTCCAGCTCCCTGCAGAGTCTGACCTCG GTGAAGAGCATGAACTCTTGCAGCGAGGGCACCAGCGGCTCAGCCTGCTGGGACAGAACGGACGATGGCGATCTACGCAACATCGTCACGACTCCAGAAAACCTCTACCTCATGG gtatggaGTTGTTTGAGGAGGCGCTGCGACGCTGGGAAGAAGCGCTAAATTTCCGTAGCCGGCTGGCTGACGACGAGGCTGAGTGCTTTTCTGTAAAGCTGGGAGCCGGAGATGCCATCGCAGAGGAGACCGTAGAG GACATCATCAGCGGCGAGTTCATTCGTAAGCTAGAGTCTCTGCTGCAGAGAGCGTATCGGCTCCAAGAGGAGTTTGAAGGAGCGCTGGGATTCACGGAGCCGTCTTCACACCACAGCG AGAAGCACAACGAAGGCTCCGTGAGGGACGATTTGGACGACTCGTGTTGGAGAGACACCGTGAGCGTCGGCTCCACCGACTCCTTTGTGTCCGCGGCAGAG cTGTCTGAGCATAAGATTGCCATGGGTCTCAGCTCTCTGTGTCGTTATCCCTTCTACGAGGATGCTTTGCAGATGGCCGAGGACGGGAAAATATCCTGTAGAGTTCTCCG AACCGAGATGCTTGAATGCCTCGGAGACACCGATTTCCTCGCCAAGCTTCACTGCATCCGCCAGGCTTGTCAG GTCATTCTCCAAGAATTATCGACTCGTACGTTTCTGGCTGACACggggaaaaaaatcttgtcCTCAATCATCGTGAAAGCCAGGAAG AATCCCAAGAGATTTGAGGAAGTTTACGAGAAGATGATCGGCTTCCTGGAGCAGAGGGAGCACTGGGAGAACACAGAAGCTGAGCTCTCTGCGAGAGGG gTGAGGCATTTAAACTTCTACGACATCGTCCTCGACTTTATCCTAATGGATTCGTTTGAGGATCTGGAGAATCCGCCCATGTCCATCACGAATGTCGTCAACAACCGCTGGCTTAACAATGCCTTCAAAGAAACT GCGGTGGCTTCGAGCTGCTGGTCTGTTCTAAAGCAGAAGCGACAACACGTGAAG aatcagGATGGCTTTATCGCTCACTTCTACGCTGTCTGTGAACACATTAGTCCCGAGTTAGCATGGGGTTTCCTGGGGCCTAAAAGCTCCCTGCATGACTTTTGCTGTTTCTTCAAG GAGCAGGTGATACTCTTCCTGAAGGACATCTTTGATCTGGAGAAGGTGCGTTACTCCAGCGTGGAAACTCTGGCTGAAGACGTACTGCACCTGCTGCACCACCGAGCCGAGTTGCTTCTGAGTTTCTCGGGCTCCGATTGTACTCCACACACTAACGGCTGCGTCTGCACCGTGTCCGATTCGTAA